CGGGTATTCACCGAACATCAAAGAACGACGAGACTGCTCGTGTGCGCTCTTCGACGCTGATGGAGAGATGATCAGTCAAGCCGAGAATATGCCGGTTCATCTCGGTGCAATGCCTTTCTCGGTTGCGGCTGCCATCGAGCGATACCCACCAGAGACGCTTGAACCAGGGGACGCAATTCTACTCAATGATCCGTTTCGAGGCGGGGCGCATCTCCCAGATCTAACGCTCGTCACACCAGTATTCGTCAAAGAGCGAGTCGTCGCCTATGCGGCAAACCGCGCCCACCACGCGGACATCGGAGGTTCGCGGGCGGGAAGCGTCGCTGCCGACTCGACCGAAATCTATCAAGAAGGGCTTCGGATCCCGCCAATCAAACTGTATGAAGGGGGCGAGCCGAACGACACTGCCATGGAGATGATCCGTGCGAATGTTCGCACGCCTGATGAGCGCCGTGGAGACCTGCGGGCACAGGAGGCTGCGAACGAGACCGGCCGTCAGCGTTTCGAAGCGCTCACCGAAAAGTACGGAACAACGCTCCTAACAGCAGCACTTGAGGAGATCAAAGACTACTCGGAGCGACGAATGCGCGCCGAAATCGAGTCGCTACCCGATGGGATCTACTCGTTCGAAGATGTCCTCGACGACGACGGGCGCGGAGCGACGGATCTTCCTGTCGCCACGACAGTGACGATCGATGATGATTCGATCATGGTCGATTTCGATGGAACAGCCGAACAGACCGCAGGACCGGTGAACGCGGTCTTTGCTGTGACTGCCTCTGCGACGTATTATGCGGTTCGCTGCGTCACCGACCCTGATATTCCACCGAACCACGGCTGCTATCGACCGATCGATATCTCAGCACCTGCTGGAACGATCGTGAATCCCGAGCCGCCAGCGGCGGTTGTCGGTGGGAATTTAGAGACCTCCCAGCGGATCACCGACGTGGTGCTCGGCGCGCTTGCAGACGCCGCCACAGAGCGCGTTCTCGCGGGCTGTCAGGGAACGATGAACAACGTCACGTTCGGAGGAACTGATCCCCGTGATGATTCCCCATACGCATTCTACGAGACACAAGGTGGTGGTTTTGGTGGGCGGGCGGGGATTGACGGAATGGATGGTGTCCATGTTCACATGAGTAACACGATGAACACGCCGGTTGAGGTGCTCGAAACGGTCTATCCGCTGCGGGTGATGCGCTATGAACTGCGCAACAATTCCGGCGGAGCAGGCGAGTTTCGCGGTGGACTTGGTCTTCGACGAGATATTGGTGTGCGCAAGCACAGTGCGGCGTTCAGTTTGCTTGCCGATCGACATCGTCACGAACCGTACGGACTTGCGGGGGGGTCCGAAGGAGGATCTGGTGTCGCGTATCTGTTCGAAAACGGTCTCGACGAGGGCACGAGTACGAGCGATAGCGACCGAGAGCGCCTCCCTGGGAAGGTCGTCCGAGAACTCACGCCGGGATCTGTCGTGAGTATCCGTACGCCCGGAGCCGGTGGATACGGCGAGCCTGAGGAACGGGATCCGGAGGCGATCGCACGTGACATTAAACTCGGGAAGGTGTCCACCGAAGCGGCACGCGAGAGGTACGGATTCTCGGACGCCACCTTCGATGACATCGATTTGGACGCCCCGTAGTTCAGCCACTTGTAATCGGTGTGTTCGACTTCGTGTGTATCATCGATCACGACTGCTGCGAACTCGCCTCGAATAGATCTCTACACTATGTTATGGATCGTCGACAAATATTCGAAATTACCTATTCGAGGTGTTGGTGGAGGAACTGAACGTTCATTATTGTGGTCAATATTTTAATAGTATAATTCATTGTAGGTGCCTGATTGAGGTATTGGATTGTGACAATACTCCCGTCTCGAAGACGAATGAAATGATGACAACGTCTGTCTCTTTCGGTCAGCACGATGATCGAGTCAGTTGAATGTGAACAGCCGGTATCGTATCGTCAGACTAGCGCTTCGGCGAACCGATATACTTTCACTGGATCGTCCAAAATGCTTGTAACGATCAGGACGTGATCGCTGTGACCAACACGCATTGTCTTTCACTCATGATGTCGGAATTTTACTCAATCCACTCTCT
The nucleotide sequence above comes from Halocatena marina. Encoded proteins:
- a CDS encoding hydantoinase B/oxoprolinase family protein gives rise to the protein MTDSETTTDGTPTIDPVTLEIVRNACEAITEEMNANLIRTGYSPNIKERRDCSCALFDADGEMISQAENMPVHLGAMPFSVAAAIERYPPETLEPGDAILLNDPFRGGAHLPDLTLVTPVFVKERVVAYAANRAHHADIGGSRAGSVAADSTEIYQEGLRIPPIKLYEGGEPNDTAMEMIRANVRTPDERRGDLRAQEAANETGRQRFEALTEKYGTTLLTAALEEIKDYSERRMRAEIESLPDGIYSFEDVLDDDGRGATDLPVATTVTIDDDSIMVDFDGTAEQTAGPVNAVFAVTASATYYAVRCVTDPDIPPNHGCYRPIDISAPAGTIVNPEPPAAVVGGNLETSQRITDVVLGALADAATERVLAGCQGTMNNVTFGGTDPRDDSPYAFYETQGGGFGGRAGIDGMDGVHVHMSNTMNTPVEVLETVYPLRVMRYELRNNSGGAGEFRGGLGLRRDIGVRKHSAAFSLLADRHRHEPYGLAGGSEGGSGVAYLFENGLDEGTSTSDSDRERLPGKVVRELTPGSVVSIRTPGAGGYGEPEERDPEAIARDIKLGKVSTEAARERYGFSDATFDDIDLDAP